From Phragmites australis chromosome 5, lpPhrAust1.1, whole genome shotgun sequence, a single genomic window includes:
- the LOC133917543 gene encoding vegetative cell wall protein gp1-like has protein sequence MPPPPDQHQMPASPSHPSPSLAPATPSSAVATPRSRRRPLPSKSNHSPTPVAPSSPFSFFPPTSPSPFHRFLPSPLRASSVPFSWEHRPGIPKTPARNRSSSSKGKPLPLPLPPSLLSGSCGGPDPYASVVAADYAAMHPPGRLGKVRRTRRPRLGDALAEWLSVLSLYRSFKRATSCFAAKGKSSSSAA, from the coding sequence ATGCCCCCACCTCCCGACCAGCACCAGATGCCTGCCTCCCCGTCGCATCCTTCGCCGTCGCTGGCACCGGCGACCCCTTCCTCCGCCGTGGCCACACcccgaagccgccgccgccccctcccgTCCAAGTCCAACCACTCGCCGACGCCCGTCGCGCCGTCCTCCCCGTTCTCCTTTTTCCCGCcgacgtcgccgtcgccgttcCACCGGTTCCTCCCCTCCCCGCTGCGCGCCTCCTCCGTGCCCTTCTCGTGGGAGCACCGCCCGGGCATCCCCAAGACGCCCGCCCGGAACCGCTCGTCCTCCTCTAAGGGCAagccgctcccgctcccgctgcCGCCATCGCTGCTCTCCGGGTCCTGCGGCGGCCCCGACCCCTACGCCTCCGTCGTCGCTGCCGACTACGCCGCGATGCATCCGCCGGGGCGCCTGGGGAAGGTGCGCCGGACCCGGCGGCCGCGGCTGGGCGACGCCCTCGCCGAGTGGCTCTCCGTGCTCAGTCTCTACCGCTCCTTCAAGCGCGCCACCTCCTGCTTCGCCGCCAAGGGCaagtcgtcgtcgtcggcggcATGA
- the LOC133919067 gene encoding protein PSK SIMULATOR 1-like, with the protein MGGVCSAGITGDKSPTELSFRAMGFVVEQEFKAFSTAGKNKTAPVEEAVEPDQVSDQSARLSEKGSPPSSTGGKARHSVSKEPHLTRAPSRKVIAGKPRRSTSGKAGPSKVSDIGLVFGRKSTSGLGKAVEVLDNLSSSMSNLSPGGGFVSGATTKGNKISILAFEVANTIVKGMSLMQSLSKESLKYWKDTVLRSEGVERLVSSDTEYLMRIAAADKRQELRVFSREVIRFGNRCKDSQWHNLDRYFSKLESEITPQPELKEIAKAEMQQLMTLVRYTGDLYHELHALDRFQQDYRRKLEEEKSSVTFQRGDTVQIIKQELKSQRKHVHNLKKKSLWSKILDDVMDKLVDIVHFLHVEIQDAFGPCDGVLKTNESSESHQTLGSAGLSLHYANIISQIDNIVSRSSVPPQSTRDALYHGLPPNVKTALRTRLLTCAESQELPITHIRSSMEKTLQWIVPVANNTARAHHGFGWVGEWANTGTDLSRKQPGQPDVLKIETLYHADKEKTDACILDLVVWLHCLISYSRPNKGGRSPSRSAVCSPVQPRHAASRSPVSAASSSSIVLTREDREMLQDVYMRRRSPGRSKSQELSTCKSALNKNDRLSKSSNHSPSRENGGVFPLTTSRSPAVSPVFGFDIDRIRALDLIDRVGSQKQL; encoded by the exons ATGGGCGGCGTGTGCTCGGCGGGGATCACCGGGGACAAGTCGCCGACGGAGCTCTCGTTCCGGGCGATGGGGTTTGTGGTGGAGCAGGAGTTCAAGGCCTTctcgaccgccggcaagaacaaGACCGCGCCCGTCGAGGAGGCGGTGGAGCCTGACCAGGTGAGCGATCAGTCAGCTCGTCTATCTGAGAAGGGTTCGCCGCCGTCGTCCACGGGCGGTAAGGCTCGCCACTCGGTCTCGAAGGAACCACATTTGACGCGTGCCCCGTCGAGGAAGGTGATAGCCGGGAAGCCCAGGAGAAGCACCTCCGGCAAGGCTGGTCCTAGCAAG GTTTCAGACATAGGCTTAGTGTTTGGTAGAAAGAGTACCTCTGGACTTGGGAAAGCAGTGGAGGTTCTAGATAATCTGAGTAGCAGCATGTCAAATTTGAGCCCTGGAGGGGGTTTTGTGTCAGGAGCGACGACAAAAGGGAATAAAATATCAATCCTCGCATTTGAGGTTGCAAACACAATAGTAAAGGGCATGAGCCTCATGCAGTCTTTGTCCAAAGAAAGCCTGAAGTATTGGAAGGACACCGTCCTCCGATCAGAAGGTGTAGAGCGTTTAGTTTCAAGCGACACAGAATATCTGATGAGGATCGCTGCAGCTGACAAGAG GCAAGAGCTGAGAGTATTTTCACGAGAAGTGATAAGATTTGGTAATCGCTGCAAAGATTCTCAGTGGCACAACCTAGATCGCTATTTCTCCAA GCTAGAGTCAGAAATTACACCCCAACCAGAATTAAAAGAAATTGCAAAAGCAGAGATGCAGCAACTGATGACCCTTGTTCGATACACTGGT GATCTCTACCATGAATTACATGCATTGGATAGATTTCAGCAAGATTATCGCCGTAAATTGGAGGAAGAGAAAAGTTCAGTTACATTTCAAAGAG GGGACACTGTTCAGATTATAAAACAAGAACTGAAGAGCCAAAGGAAGCATGTACATAATTTGAAGAAAAAGTCTCTTTGGTCTAAGATACTTGACGAT GTCATGGATAAGCTTGTAGATATCGTCCACTTCTTACATGTCGAGATTCAAGATGCTTTTGGGCCTTGTG ATGGAGTTCTAAAGACAAATGAATCTTCAGAGAGCCATCAAACATTAGGGTCAGCTGGCCTCTCGCTTCATTATGCTAATATCATTTCTCAGATTGACAATATT GTTTCCCGAAGCTCTGTTCCCCCACAAAGTACAAGAGATGCGCTCTATCATGGACTGCCCCCAAATGTTAAGACTGCTCTTCGGACACGATTGCTAACTTGTGCAGAATCTCAAGAG CTTCCGATCACTCATATCAGATCCTCGATGGAGAAGACATTGCAATGGATTGTCCCAGTTGCTAATAATACGGCCAG AGCACACCATGGATTCGGATGGGTTGGCGAGTGGGCGAACACAGG GACTGATCTCTCACGAAAACAGCCTGGCCAGCCCGACGTGCTCAAGATCGAGACTCTTTATCACGCAGACAAAGAGAAGACAGACGCATGCATATTGGATTTGGTGGTGTGGCTCCACTGCCTGATCAGCTACAGCAGGCCAAACAAAGGGGGCAGGTCACCGAGCAGATCCGCTGTCTGCTCGCCTGTGCAGCCAAGACATGCGGCCTCGCGGTCTCCAGTCTCGGCAGCATCCAGCAGCTCGATCGTCCTCACCAGAGAAGACCGGGAGATGCTGCAGGATGTGTACATGAGGCGGCGCTCACCTGGGAGGAGCAAGAGCCAGGAGCTGTCGACCTGCAAATCGGCACTGAACAAGAACGACAGGCTGAGCAAGAGCAGCAACCATTCTCCATCGCGGGAGAACGGCGGAGTCTTCCCTCTGACGACGAGTAGGTCTCCTGCCGTGTCACCTGTTTTCGGTTTCGACATCGACCGGATCAGGGCGCTAGACCTGATCGACAGAGTGGGTTCGCAGAAGCAACTGTGA